The segment CGTTGGATGGCTTAGCATATTTATAATATAGAgtgtaaaaccaaaaaaaaaattcaaaacaactTTTATAGGTAGATTTATCAAAACTCCTTccttttttaataaagtagattgAGCATTAAAATTTGATGGAATCTAGTAAAAACCCAAAAACTCGCTATTACCCTGCGATTTAATATCATTGATctgataaaaacataaaatattcgataatttctttttgattaaatttctGATATAGgttttaatattacataaaattgtgattccttaaacttttatagaatttttattttgtcatccaaataaaaatataaaaaacttattgATATGACagtatttgtttattttcatgATTATTACCTAGTCCATCTCTTCATCCGGCAATGGAAAATACAGACTATGCTTCTAACTAATAATTACTTGCTTCCAAATCAGAATcgactaaaaatatatacatgcccAATCTTCATTCTTTTTGTAGTCATAATTATGTGGATTGGCGAAGCCACGTTACACTGAGGTTGAAAACAATATAGTTATGAcaacaataaaatatagaaaataataagacATATAACAAAGATCTATAGCTTTTAACTTTCTCGTTAAAGACTTTTTACTTATATATGATCATATACGTGGGTGGGTTAATTGTTGAAATAagatctattaaaataaatagagacATGAtaagaccaaaaaaatattgttagagAAGTAAGGTAATACCAAAAATAAGATTTATCtctttataatttattgttagagaaatataaaGTAAGaccaaaaactttaaaaatgaaAGGATCCAAAACAACTTGTATAAGTCGACTTTTCAATACTGCtttccttttaatagtatagatatcacaattagttatttttttcacTAGTATACTCATTCAAATGATGACAGATCTAGAAATATTTTTCCTCTGTACCGATCAGTATTATGAACCGAAAAAAGCATTATGAACCGAAATCttcttatatttcttttttttttagaagaaaTCTTCTTATACCTTATTATACACACTAACATGCTAAtttaaagaattaaaaatatgtaaaacgtTATGATAAGCTATAAGTTTTGATAAAAGGTCCATTTAACCGATGAGATCATTCTAAGGTTCCGAATGGTTGGATGGCCTAAAACACTACTAGTATTATTcaatattatagttttatgaatatttaagtAAAATAAAGCGTACCCATTTCACACTACACCAGTGACTTCCATGCATTGATCCTCTACCATAACTAAATcatttttctttagttttccAAATACTAAgcaatctcttcttctttccttacctttttctttcttggctttttcttttctcctgATAGAAACTTTTCCCAGTCAAAATTTAAGAACTTTAAAGTAAAACTCCCACTAAGGTTTATACATAAACTAAGTCACACATTTTCTCTTCtcgttctctcttctcttctctccttGTTTGGTTTATAATGGCGTCAAAAGGAAAGAAACCAGTAACAAGAActccaagaagaagaaaaccaatCAAGAACCCATCTTTTCCATGTAGTATCAAAAGTGACGTCACTTCAACGTTATCATCTACTTCAATATCTTCAACCGCCACGTCAACGTCGCCGATTTCATCCCATGGATGTTGTACTCCGGAGTCTAAGAAGTCAAGAATACCGGAGATGCTGACATGTCCTCCGGCGCCGAAGAAGCAAAGGGTTGCCCAAAACTCTGCTTTGAGGAGGAGACAAATCACTTTCTTTGCTCCTCCAGATGTAGAGCTCTTCTTTGTTTTGGCACTTGGTAATGGTCAACAAATCGACAAATAAGTTAAGTTTTAATTACGGTTTTGAGGCTGTTCCCATGGTATGATCAATCTCAAACTTCTTGTTTgattcaaatacaataattgaAGGTGCATTCTAGAGAGTGTAGTGTGATGTTTTGCTGCTTTTTTTCTTGTCTCTCTCTTCccctctttgttttttttttgttttagtatttGGATAACTGAATTAGGTAGGCTTGAACTTGTGGTAGGGTATTATTAATCAAATGCCCTAtctctttttatttagttattgtGAATTAGGTAGGTTTGAATATGTATTCAATGATTGAATGATGCTTGCTAACCTTTCAGCTTGTTGGctttgcaattttttttgtattttggttTGAGTTAATTACGAGTTGGGTTACTGTTATTTATTAGATTTGCTCATAAAAGACAAATCCATTAAAAAGTACTTCTGGTATATGTTTCCTTtctattaatgtatatatagaaGTCATGAAATGATACCATTTTAATGAGAGGGATAGCTCACATTTAAAACTTTTGATCCGAGTTCAAAtatgttaactttttttttttgtaaaaaatcaaatatgttAAGTTCGACAGAAGAAAAGGTTTATTACAGAAAAATATAGTGGATGTAGAATAATATGCATATTAAAGTTTTGGATATGATCTAATGTTATAAAAAAGATCCAACCAATCCGTTGTTGGTTGCAAATTGCAAAGT is part of the Raphanus sativus cultivar WK10039 chromosome 5, ASM80110v3, whole genome shotgun sequence genome and harbors:
- the LOC108859598 gene encoding cyclin-dependent protein kinase inhibitor SMR9-like: MASKGKKPVTRTPRRRKPIKNPSFPCSIKSDVTSTLSSTSISSTATSTSPISSHGCCTPESKKSRIPEMLTCPPAPKKQRVAQNSALRRRQITFFAPPDVELFFVLALGNGQQIDK